In Paenibacillus stellifer, the DNA window ACGGCGAACCAGCCCGGCGATACGGTCATCCGGTGCTTCAGCAGAATCAGCGTAGTATCGACCCGTACGACGCGCCGCTCGCCAAGGCTCCAGCCTTTGGCCTGCTTGATCTGCGAAGCCGAGCGGTGACTGGCGGCGAATAGTTTGTAGCCGGCGGTAAGGAAGACAACAAGCCAAACCCACCAATACACGAAGACCAGTGAGAACAGGTCCCTGAGCGCAAACATCGGCAGCAGAAGCAGCACGCCTGCCGCAATCAGCGCCAGGCTGCGGCGGCGAAGACGGGTTCTCAGCATCTGTACTTCCTCCGAATCCGCTGCATCCTTCGGAAAGCCGATGCCTAGGACGATTACGCCGCCAGATACTTGCGTTCTGACGCCATAGATTAGCTGAGTGACCACAAGGATAAACAGGGCAATCAATATGAACAGAACGACCAGGCTCACTTTGACAATCCCCTTTCTATTCCGTCAGCGTCTGAGGGCCAGCAGCAAGAGCCGCGAATATTCCGCTGCACAGGCTTTGGAACTCCTGACGGCCGATCCCCTTCAGCGCAGCTTCACTGATAACCAGGGTCAGCTCGCGTTCCAGCTTCTCCTTGTACACCGCGTCGCCTCCATCCGGCCTTGTGACAGCCGCGCCATGCCTGCGGTCGATGGACAGAAAGCCTTCATTCTTCAGGATGGCATAGGCCTTATTGACGGTCATCACATTCACGCCGAGCTCCTGTGCCAGCTGCCTGATGGTCGGAAGTCTCTCTCCATCCTGCAGCTCTCCTTTACCAATCGCAACGACTATGGCATTTCTCAGCTGGACATAGATCGGGGTATCGCTCTTGAAATCCAGGGTAAGGATCATGGGGTTCCCTCCGGAGGTTCAGTATTATTTGTATTACAATATATAATACAAATAATTCTTAATTCCCGCAACTCGTCGCAAGCCTTTTTTTTGGCTTCAGACAGCAAAATCCCGGCCTTGTTGGACCGGGACATGAATAGGAGCTCCACTGCGCTCATGGTTATGGAATATACAGGACCTGGCCCTCTTCCACTGTCTGGCCGGGCAGCCGGTTGTACAGCACAAGTTCTCTGGCGCTCAGCTGATACTTCTCGGCGATGGAATCGAGCGTCTCCTCCCGCTGGACGATGCATAGCCGCACCTTCCGGAAGGCCTCCGACTCCTGGCCCCGCACAAAGCGGCTCTTCCATTCGCGTTCATCCGATTTCTCATCATCGGCAGCCGGAACGCGGGCCGCCGTCTTCTCTTCCGGCGTCTCCTCCGCCTCACCCTGATTGCGTCCGGATGAGAGCAGAGAGGAGAAGGTCAACGGCTCGCTTTCCTTGTCCAAGCCCTCTTTTTTGCTGCCCAGAGCAATCTTCAGGTTCGGTTTCTCCTCCGACAGCACAGGCTGCTCCGGCGGGATTATGGCTGTATGTACAGCCGATTCTTCTTCCGGATCGACTGTCGGGACAGAAGTCTCATCCTCAATAAAGGCCAAGGTTTCCTTGTTATCCGCTTCTTCAGCAGACTCGTCAGCCGCGCTCTCCGTCTTATCCGCATCCTTTAAGCGTTCCCATTCGCTGTCTGCAGCCGTTTGGCCCAGGCGTTTCACACTCTCCGCAGCTGGATATCCGGGTGTTCCGGATAGCTTCGCCACTTCCTGCGCAACTTCATTTACAGAGAAGCTCTCTGCTTCGCCTGTCCCCTCGTTCCAATCACCGCTCAACGTCAAAACTGTTTCACCCTGATCATTATCCGGAATCGCGCTTATTCCAGGGAACGAATGATCCTCCTGATCTTCCTCTTCTGTTGCGCCTTCGCCGAAGGTCCACACGGAATTCTCGTACAGCTTGCCGCTATCGTCTCCCGGATTGTCCTGGACCCTCTCTTCCTCTTCGCGGGCCTCGTCTTCTTCAGGAGAATAGACAACGGTGTATTCCTCTCGCTGCCAGGCGGGAACGTTCCCACCTCCGTCGATTCCGCGCAGCGACAATACGCCTGTAACATTAAGGCTCCGCATCGTCAGCAGATCGATATCAAAATTCTCAATCTCAACCCCGATTTCATCGAGCGAACTGACACGGGTCAGCGGCACCGTAATTTCAACGGGAATGGAATGCTCCAATTGCTGGGTAATGTCGTCTTCGCTCCGGTAAAGGCCTGTCAGCACCAGTTGTCCGTGCAGCTCCGCGCGGTCCTCGCGCTGGGTGACCTGAATATCGGGCAGCAGCTCAATTTCTTCCAGTTCGGCAATTCCCGGAAGGTCTTGAGGCAGATGAATTCGTTCATAAATGTCAAACCGCAGGCCGTGGGACTGGTCAAACACGGGAAACGTCCTCCTCCTTGGCATAATCTGACTCCGGGACAGGCCCGGAGCGCAAGCCCAAAATGTTACTCTCCCTATGTATATGCTCAGGGAATGGACGCATGACAGACGTTCGCGAAAAGCTCTTTCGGATCTTCTCCCGATCATCCGGTCATCCCGATTTTCACAGTGACTATCAATGGCAGCTCCATTTGGGGTACAATAGAATTAAAATAGCCCAGAAAAATTGGAGTTGTGATCAAAATGGCCAATAAGGAAGATGAAATCATTCTGACGCCGGAGGGCTACGCCCAGCTGGAAGAGGAACTGAAGGATCTCAAAACCGTTAAACGCAAAGAGCTGGCCGAACGTCTCAAGGTAGCAATCAGCTATGGAGACCTGAAGGAGAACAGCGAATATCACTCGGCCAAAGATGATCAGGCATTCATGGAGACCCGGATCAAGCAGCTTGAGAACATGCTGAAGTACGCCCGCGTCGTCAATGCGGACAGTCTGGATGCAACTACGGTGAACGTCGGCTCCATCGTCGTGCTGAACGATATCGAGTTCTCCGAACGGGTGGAGTACCGCATTGTCAGTCCAGCCGAGGCCGATGTCGCTGGCAACAAAATCTCGTACGAAAGCCCGCTAGGCAAAGAACTGCTTGGCAAATCGGCGGGAAGCACCATCAAGGTAGACGCCCCGGCCGGCCTGATCGAGTACGAGCTGCTGGAGATTCGTCTGGCTTAACAAGCGCCGCTCAGCGAGGCAACGGAAGAACGGCTTAAGCGCATAGCTTAACATTTCATATCAGATGAGGAAACATTCCTTATGGCGTCCTTAAGGCGCCGAGCGTTTACCAAGAAATAGAACATTAATGATAAGCGTGCAGCTTATAAATTCTTGTATTTAAAAAAGGATCAAAAGCCCCGGCGAGCAAGTCCGGTACGCTTTTGATCCTTTTCGTTATTAAGCTGAAGTATGCACTTACCGACTGGCCTCCAGCCTAGCACGCAGCTGCAGCATATCCTCCGGCCAGGGGTCGGCCGCTTCTATGGCCTCGCCGGTCCAGGGATGGGAGAACGCCAGGGATTCTCCGTGCAGCGCCTGCCGGTTCAGCCTGTGTCCGCCCGAAAGCTCCGGCCCCTGCGGACCTCCATACAATTCGTCGCCGTACAGGGGATGCCCCATGTGGCTGAGATGCACCCGAATTTGATGCGTGCGTCCCGTCTCAAGCTCCAGCCGAAGAAGCGTCGCTTCCCGCCAGGCCTCCTGCCAGACGATACGGGTCACCGCAGACTGTCCGCCGGGCGAAATCCGGCGGCGCGAAGCGTGATGGCGGTCGCGTCCGATCGGCAGGTCGATTACCCGAAGAGTCTTGGGCACTACCCCTTTCACAATGGCGGCGTATCTTCGGGAAATGTCTTTCCTGCGCATGGCCTCATCCAGCACGAGCTGGGCCAGTTCATTCTTCGCATACAGCACCGGTCCGGTCGTCTCCTTGTCGAGCCGGTGAATATGCCGGACGGCGCAGCTCTGTCCGGTGTAGGAGTAATGCGCAGCCACCGCATGATCCAGCGTCACTGCGCTGCCGCCGCTGCCGTCCGGATGCACAGCCATGCCGCTGGGCTTATGGACAACAAGACAGAAGTCGTCCTCGAACAAGACCTCAAGCTCATGCCAGAGCGGCTCGATTCCAGGCTCCCTGGACGGAAAGAGTGCCAGGCGCATCCGGTCGCCCTTGAGCTGGATTCCGTTCTCCCGTAAGAGCCGTGCAAGCAGCTTGTCTGGCATCCCGACCGTTTCGCCTAGCCACCGACAAGCAGCAGCCATCCGGTCCTCCGCCGTAAGAATGCTCCTGCCGGGCATTGTCTCCAGCCACTCGCCCCGGCGGACCCAACCCGGCCGCTTCGCCTGATTCTCCGGCTTCACAGCGACTTCAAGACGGCGCGATGGGCTTCCAGGGTATCGTCGATATCCTGTTCGCTGTGCGCCGCCGAAAGGAACATGCCCTCAAACTGCGAAGGCGGGAGGCTGATGCCACGCTCCAGCATTTTGCCGAAGTAGGTGCGGAACCGGGCAACATCGCTGCTCTTCGCCGTATCGTAATTCGTGACCGGCCCCTCCGAGAAGAACGGGCACACCATCGAACCGACGCGGTTCACGGTCAGCGGAATACCGGCTTCTTGGGCATTGGCATTCAATCCGGCTTCAAGGCGGGCGCCGAGAGCTTCCAGCCGGTCATAGACCGCCGGCGTCAGCAGCTTCAAGGTCGTGAGACCGGCAGCCATTGCGAGCGGGTTGCCGCTCAGCGTACCGGCCTGGTAGATCGGACCGGAAGGTGCGATTCTCTCCACGATCTCCCGGCGGCCGCCGTAAGCGCCGACCGGAAGACCGCCGCCGATCACCTTGCCGAAGCAGGTCAAATCCGGCGTGATGCCGAACAACCCTTGAGCGCAGCCGCGGTTCACGCGGAATCCCGTCATGACCTCGTCGAAGATCAGCAGCGCCCCGTAATTCAGCGTCAGATTCCGCAGCCCTTCCAGGAATCCGGGAAGAGGCGGAACGACGCCCATGTTGCCGGCGATCGGTTCAACGATAACGGCTGCAATATCTTCTCCGAACCGTTCAAAGGCCAGCTTGACCGATTCCAGGTCGTTATACGGAACGGCGATCGTATTGGACGCAATGCCCTCTGGCACGCCAGGACTGTCCGGCAGGCCGAGTGTGGCGACACCGGAGCCGGCCTTGATAAGCAAGCTGTCGCCGTGTCCGTGATAGGAGCCCTCGAACTTCAGGATTTTGCTTCTGCTCGTGTATCCCCGGGCCAGACGTATGGCGCTCATCGTCGCTTCCGTGCCGGAGTTGACCATCCGGACGATATCGACGGAATGGACCCGTTCGACCACCGTTTTGGCCATTTCCGTCTCCAGCAGCGTCGGCGCGCCGAAGCTTGTGCCCTTGGCTGCCGTCTCCTGCAGCGCCTGCACGACCTCCGGATGGGCATGGCCCATAATCAGCGGTCCCCAGGACAGGACGTAATCGATAAAGCTGTTGCCGTCGATATCATAGATCCGGGAGCCTTCACCCCGCTCCACATATACCGGAGTGAGTCCAACCGATTTGAACGCCCGGACCGGGCTGTTCACTCCACCGGGGATATAGCGTTTCGCCTCTTCGAACGCTGCCCGGGAAGCTTCTTCTCTGCGTGAAGTTGTTTCCATATCCATCCCTTCCCTCCTCCTTGTCTTAACCGGACCGTTATGTCCGCAATATTCCGTATCCTCTTCAGCGCCGGGCTTCTATTCACGCAGCCAGCGGACCGCATCCTTGGCGTGATAGGTGATGATCGTATCGGCGCCGGCCCGTTTCAGCCCCGTCAGGAGCTCGAGAACGATGGCTTTCTCATTGATCCAGCCCTGCTGTGCGGCTGCCTTCACCATGGAGTATTCGCCGCTGACATTATAAGCGACAAGCGGAAGGTCGAACTGGTCGCGAATGACCCGGATGACGTCCATGTAAGCCAGAGCCGGCTTCACCATCAGCATGTCGGCGCCCTCCAGCACATCGCTCTCCGCCTCGCGGATCGCTTCACGGACGTTGGCGGGGTCCATCTGATACGTCTTCCGGTCTCCGAACTGAGGCGCGGAATCCGCTGCTTCCCGGAAAGGTCCGTAGAAGGCGGAAGCGTATTTGACCGAATAGGACATAATCGGCACATGCTCAAAGCCCGCTTCGTCCAGCCCGGCGCGAATGGCCTGGACGAAGCCGTCCATCATATTCGACGGTGCGATAATGTCCGCTCCGGCCTTGGCCTGCGAGACCGCGGTCTGCGTCAGCAGCTCCAGACTGGCGTCGTTGATCACATCGCCATGCAAGACCCCGTCCACCGTATGGGTGTGCACCATACCGCAGTGGCCGTGGTCCGTGAATTCGCACAGGCAGGTGTCGGCGACAACGAGCAGTTCGGGATGCCACTGCTTGATAAGGCGGGTCGCCTCCTGTACAATTCCGTTCTCGTCAAAGCCGGAGGAGCCAATGGCATCCTTCGTCTCGGGGATGCCGAACAGCAGCACGGCGGGAATGCCGAGCGAGACGATCTCGTCCACTTCCTCCTTCAGCGTATCAAGCGAGAAATGGTAAACGCCAGGCATCGAAGCGATTTCCCGCTTCACGCCGGCTCCAAAGGTTACAAAGATCGGCTGGATCAAGTCCAGCGGGTTCAGTACCGTCTCACGCACCATGCCGCGAATCGCGGCGGAAGAGCGCAGACGGCGGTGACGCACGATTGGAAAGCTCATGAAAGGTTCCTCCTATAGTCGCTTCAGCTTCAGCTTCGTTCATTCGTTCCCATGTTCCCATAAACAGCAAGAAACCCCGGCCATCTGCCCTGCCAAGGCAGCGTAAGACGCTTCCTTCTGGCGGCAGACGGCTCAGGGTTAGGCGCGTACAGCTTTGGCGCCAGGACACCATTAGGCGCCCATATGACTATGAATCACGCGTCCGGACGACATTAGGCATGCATGACTTACGCGCCCGGACACCCAAGTAATCATGCAGGTTGTCCATTCACCGTTAACATGCATATTATTGGCAAGGTCATTGTTAAGTATATCACAGTGATTCCGGTGAATTTCAGACTATTTTATGAACGGGTCTTCAGCTATTCAGCCATTTCATAGAGGCTTCGGGATAGCGGAAACCCGCTGCCGCTCCCTTCGGCGCAGCTTCATCGATCAGTCTCAGCTCTTCGGAGGTCAGGCTGATTCCGGCCGCTTCAATGTTCTCCTCCAGATACGATCTGCGCTTGGTGCCGGGGATGGGCACAATATCGTCGCCGGCGCTGAGCAGCCAGGCAAGCGCCAGCTGTGAGGAACTGCAGCCTTTGTCCCGCGCGATTTCGCGAATCCGGTCCACAAGGTCCAGATTCTTCTTGAAATTCTCGCCCTGGAATCTCGGTGAGAACCGGCGGTAATCGCTCTCCTCCAAATCGTCGAACGATTGGATCTGGCCGCTCAGGAAGCCCCGGCCGAGCGGGCTGTACGCCACGAACCCGATGCCCGATTCGCGGCAGAACGGCAAAATTCCATCCTCCACATCCCGGCTCCACAGCGAGTATTCCGTCTGGAGCGCGGTGATCGGATGAACGGACTGCGCCCGGGCGATGGTCTTCACGGAAGCCTCGGACAGACCGAGATACCGGACCTTGCCGGCCTGTACCAGATCGGCCATAGCTCCAACCGTCTCCTCGATCGGCGTACCCGGATCGACCCGGTGCTGGTAATAGAGGTCAATATAATCGACCCCCAGCCGTTTCAGGCTGGCGTCGCAGGCCTGCTTCACATACTCGGGGCGGCCGTTGACGCCAAGCATCGCGCCGTCGGCGGAACGGACATTGCCGAACTTGGTCGCCAGAACGACGCTGTCCCGCCGTCCCTTGATCGCCCGTCCGACCAACTCCTCGTTACGGCCCACACCGTACATATCCGCCGTATCGAGAAGAGCCACACCTAAATCAAGCGCGTGGTGAATGGTCCTGATGGATTCCTCGTCATCCCGCCCGCCGTAGAACTCGGACATTCCCATACATCCCAGACCCAGCGCCGATACTTCAAGCCCCGTTTTGCCCAATACGCGTTTCTCCAAATTCATTCCCTCTTTTCCCGATTAGGATGTGAAATAAGTGGCAACGTTATGTCCTTCATTTTACTCCGATCCGAAGGTAAACGCATCTTCGTGCCCGCCAGCCATACCGCTGATCCGACATCCGCTTCCCTGCTTCCGCCAGCCATGCCGCCGATCCAATACCGACTTCCCTGCTTCCGCCGCCGTGCCGCCGATCCAACATACCGACTTCCGCTTCTAGAAGGAGAACGACAGCTGCTCCAGCGGCGGCTCATCTGCCGGTTCTGCCACACCTCTGTCCGTATGTGCTTCCTGACGCATGGCTTGCTCCCGTTCCATAGAGCTTTCCGCAGGCAGACTCCGGCAGGCCGGGCGTTCGCGGTTCTTCCGAAGCTCCGGGCCATACCTGCGATGCAGACTGTCCAGCAGCCGCGACATTCTCCCGCGGTATTCGTCATCCGCATAACCGCCTCCTGCGTACAGCCGGAGGTACGGCATAAGCAGATCGGGATATTCCTCCTTTAGCGTGCGGAAATACCAGTTTTTGACCTCCGGCGACAGACGCAGCAGCGACGTCATGACGGAACCGGCCCCTGCCTCTACTGCGGTATGGAAGAGCTCCTCCAATTCATCCTCGCTATCCGTGAGCAGAGGAAGAATTGGCGCAATGAACACATTCGTCGCAATGCCATCCTCCGCAAGACGATGCAGCAGCTTCACCCTCTTGGACGGAAGAGGGGCAGCAGGCTCCAATCGCCGCGCAATTCCATCATTCAAGGTGTTCAGACTGATATTAACCGACAGCGACGGCATTCGCTTCAGCAGCTCCAGATCCCTTAGAATCAGCGGGGAGCGTGTCGTCACCGAAGTCCGGATTTCGTACCTTGCCAGCACCTTCAGGCATTGCCGGGTGAGCAGAGCCTTGCTCTCCACCGGCTGGTAAGGGTCCGTCACCGTTCCGATCATAACCTCGCCAACCTCCTCCCGCATGGCCGCAAGATCATGCTTGAACCGCTTGGCAAGACGCGCCAGTTGTTCCTCAAGCGCCTCCGCCGCATTCGTCTTGAGCAGGATGTGATTCTGGAAATCGTCGTCACCCTTTCGGTCAAGGAAGCCCTGAAAACCCCGGGCAAAACAGTAGCTGCAGGCATGCGCACATCCCCGGTACGAATTGATTGACCAGCCGAAAGGCATCCGTTCCTCTTTCACACGCGTCATACCCGTCTTAGTCGTCACTTGCTCGTAGGTTTTCGGCATCTTCCGCCCCTCCAAATCAGAACATTTGTTCTTATTATATCATGCGACTCCGCAAAAATACACTGGCCAGGGGAACATAGATCCAACCTGTTTCTTCCGATGCAATTAATGCGACCATTTTCAGGCATCGCAAAAAACCGGCGCCATCCGGCCCCGGTTCCGCAGCATATCCGTTCCATATTCGTTTATCTGCTCTAACCATTCTGTTCAATCATTTTGCTCATTCTGTTCACCAAGGCCCTTGAGAGGTTACAGCTTCCGCAAGTCTTCATTCCACCGGCACAGCGCGTCCACAAGCGAATCGATCGTCGCTTCTTCAGCCAACAGTCCCGGCTTAAGTCCAGCCTCTGCGGCGGTCTTCTCCGTCTGCGGACCGATGCAGGCGATCTTGACCGGCTCAAGCAGCGGCAGCGGGTCTGGGGTCCCCATCCGCTTCAGTATATCCAGGAAGTTCCGCACGGTCGAAGAGCTAGTGAAGGTAACGGCATGAATCCGCCCTTCCTCCAGCAGCTTCAGCAGCTCGTCATCGTCCTCGCCAGTCACAACGGTCTCGTAAGTGTCGATCACCGTCACCTCGAGCCCGATTTCAGTCAGCTTCACGGGCAGCCAGTCCCGCGCGAGATCACCGCGCGGAAGCAGAACCTTCTGGCCCGGCTTCAGCTCGCCTTGGAAGGCCTCGATCAGGCCTTCCGCCCGGAAGCGCGCCGGCAGCTCTTCGGCGATCAGGCCGCGCTGCGCCAGCGCCTCCGCCGTTGCCGGGCCTACGGCCGCAAGGCGGGCGCCGTGAAGGCCGCGGATGTCTACTCTCCGCTCCGTCAGATGGCGGAAGAAGAAATCGACGCCGTTGGGACTGGTGAAGAACACCCAGTCATATTCCGGCAGACGGGACAGCGCCGAAGCAATGGCTTCCCGTTTCCCGGCATCCTGCGGCATTACCGTCTCGATAACGGGGAACTCATAGGGTTCGCCCCCAAGATCCTCGATTCTCTCCACCAGCTCGCTCGCCTGGCTGCGGGCGCGGGTGACGACGATCCGCCGGCCGAACAGCGGAAGCTGCTCGGCCCATTTCAATTCCTCCCGCTGCCGGACGACCTCGCCGACAACGATGACCGCCGGCGGCTGAAGGTCCGCCGCCAGCACCCTCTCCTCGATGTCGGCGAGCGTGCCGGTGAGCGTCTCCTGCTCCGCCCGGGTTCCCCAGCGGATCAGCGCTACCGGCGTTTCCGGCGGACGGCCGTGCCGGATCAGATTATCGCGAATATAGCCGATCTTCGCGACGCCCATCAGGAAGACGAGCGTACCCGTCGCGTTCGTCACCTTATCCCAGTGAATCGAGCGGTCGAGCTTGTCCGGGCTCTCATGCCCGGTAATGATAGAGAGTGAGGAAGCATAGTCACGATGAGTGACAGGGATGCCGGCATATGCCGGTACGCTGATCGCCGAGGTGATGCCCGGCACGATCTCATACGGAATGCCATTGCGCCGAAGAAGCTCGGCCTCCTCGCCCACCCGGCCAAATATCGTCGGGTCGCCGCCCTTCAGCCGGACAACCGTCTTGCCCTGCAAGGCCAGATCGACGAGCAGCTGGTTGATTTCCTCCTGCTTCATCGTGTGCCGGTCGGGCAGCTTGCCGACATATATTTTCTCCCCGCCGGCAGGCATCCATTTCAGGAGCCGCGGACTCGCAAGCCGGTCATAGACCAGCACATCCGCTTTCTTGATGCAATCCATTCCTTTAATCGTAATCAGCCTGGCGTCTCCGGGACCTGCTCCCACCAGATAGACCTTCCCCTTCATCTCCTCATCCCCTTAGCTGTGACAGAATGCTCTCCGCTCCTTTGGCGATCAGCGCCTCCGCCACCTGTTCCCCGAGCGTGACCGGATCGGTCCCGGTGCGAGTCTCTTTCAAAATTCGAGCTCCATCCGGCGTACCCACCATTCCGGTAAGCGTCAGGCTCCGTTCTCCCTCACCAGCGCCGCTGGCAATTCCCTCAGCTGCAAGGGTGGCAAAAGCGCCGATCGGCACCTGGCAGCCACCGTTCAGCACACTAAGGAAACGGCGCTCCGCAGCGACGGTAAGGGCGGTATCTTCATCATTATATAATAACAGGAGCTTCCGCAATTCGGAATCTTCTTCTCTGCATTCGATGCCGAGAGCACCTTGGCCCACGGCAGGCAGACAGTCCTGCGGAGGCAGGTACTCTGTCACGCGGTCCTGCCAGCCCATTCGCGTCAGTCCGGCGGCTGCAAGCAGAATGGCGTCATACTCGCCGCTCTCCAGCTTCTTCAGCCGGGAATCGATGTTGCCCCGGACCGGCTGGATGTCCAGATCGGGGCGCAGCGCCGCCAGCTGGCTGGACCGCCGCAGACTGCTCGTTCCGACCTTGGCTCCCTGGGGCAGCCCGGCCAGTCTCTGGCCGCCGCGTGTAATCAGGCAGTCGCGGGGATCAATCCGCCGAGGCACCGCCCCATTGATTAACCCATCGGGCAGTTCGGACGGCATATCCTTCATGCTGTGCACAGCCATGTCGATCTCCCCATCCAGCATCGCCTGTTCAATCTCCTTGACGAACAGTCCCTTGCCGCCGACTTTGGAGAGCGTAACGTCGAGAATGCGGTCGCCTTTCGTGACGATTTTTTTCACCTCAAATTTAAAAGCAAAGCCGTGCTCGGCGCAGAGCCGCTCCAAATCCGCGATCACCTGTCCCGTCTGTGTCAGCGCAAGCGCGCTCTGTCTGCTGCCTACCATTATCGTTCGCATGCCTTATTCCTCCCGATTTTGGGCGATCCAGGATGCTATCCGCTCCGGACCCCATTCCATAAACGTTCCGGCCCGGATTTCGTCCAGCACCTCAAGCGTGCCCAGCTTCTTAAGCAGGGCTTTTCGAATCTCCGGCGATGTCTCCCGGCGTTTGATTTCCCTGCGCATCTCGTACAAAAAATCCAGATACTGCTCGTACTCCCCGCCGATCGTATCGTCCAGCAGCTTTGTGATCCGGGCCGCAACGCCGGGCCCCGAGCCAGAGGTCGACACCGCCACGGTCAGCCGTCCTCTGCGGAATACGCCGGGCGTAATGAAGCTGCCCGCCTCGCCGTGGCTTCCTACGTTGACGGGTATGCCGAGAGCATCCGCCTCCCGGGCGACGGCTTCGTTGACTTCACGGTCGCCGGTCGCCGCATATACAAGAAAAGCCCCTCGGGTATCCCCAGGAGCATAATGGCGGTTCAACCACAAGAGTGAAGAGCGCCCGGCCAGTTCGCTCAGCACTGGAGTCAGCGCCGGACTGATTACCGCAACATCGGCTCCAGCTTCCAGAAGACCCAGCGTTTTACGCTCCGCCACCTTGCCGCCGCCGATCACCACGCATTTTCGACCCCGAACATCCAGCATGACCGGCAAATATATCGTCTCCAACAGCTACTCCCCTCCCCAGCGGTGAAACCGGGACCATGAATTCAGCAAAAAATTCAGGATGATGAATCCGTAGCCCGATACCGCCCAGCGCGCAATCACAATTCCGGAGTACCGTCCGGAACGCCTGATCACATAATAGGTTATGTAAATCCCAAGCCCGATAAGCGTGGACAGCACCTTCAAATCCAGAAACAGCTTGAGACGGCCTTCCGAAATAATGGAGATGCCTGCGACAATCAGCGATCCGGCCAGAAGAGGCATGCCGGCCAGCACCGAAGTATAGGAATACTGGTCCAGAATTTCCAGGCTCGGCAATCTTCTGACAGGGTCGCTCCACTTCTTGTGCTTTAATCTGGCGTGTAAAAACAAATACATCACAGCAAACACTGCCCCCAGTGTCAACGCGGCAAAGCTCAGATTCGCCAAAATCACATGAAGCGACAGCCAGCCGTGCACCGCTTCCCAGCTCTGCAGCTTATGGTCTTCCGCCGTCAGCCAGAACCGGTTCAGCAGGAAGACGCTAAAGCCAGCCGTCCCAAGAAGCAGTACAGTAAATTCAAAGCGCTTCATCAGGCTTAAGACGAGTGATACGAGCACAATCGTGTAGGAGAAACCGAACAGAAAGTCATAGGGGGTAAAGACCGGCAGCCCTCTCACCTCGTAAAAGCGGATGCCGAGTCCTGCACTCTGCAGAAGGCCTGTCATAACAAGAAGCCCTGTGCCCAGCCGCTTCCGTTCCGGATTCCGCTTAACGCAGTCCGAGAAATAAAACAGCAGGCTCAGGGCGTACAGCAGCAGAGCTGCGTTGTATATTCCGTTAAGATCACTTGTCACATGCCGACATCCTTCCTAGAGGCCGGCCGGGGCAAAGGGAGCCGGCTTCATAGCACCGC includes these proteins:
- a CDS encoding SPL family radical SAM protein → MPKTYEQVTTKTGMTRVKEERMPFGWSINSYRGCAHACSYCFARGFQGFLDRKGDDDFQNHILLKTNAAEALEEQLARLAKRFKHDLAAMREEVGEVMIGTVTDPYQPVESKALLTRQCLKVLARYEIRTSVTTRSPLILRDLELLKRMPSLSVNISLNTLNDGIARRLEPAAPLPSKRVKLLHRLAEDGIATNVFIAPILPLLTDSEDELEELFHTAVEAGAGSVMTSLLRLSPEVKNWYFRTLKEEYPDLLMPYLRLYAGGGYADDEYRGRMSRLLDSLHRRYGPELRKNRERPACRSLPAESSMEREQAMRQEAHTDRGVAEPADEPPLEQLSFSF
- a CDS encoding precorrin-2 dehydrogenase/sirohydrochlorin ferrochelatase family protein encodes the protein METIYLPVMLDVRGRKCVVIGGGKVAERKTLGLLEAGADVAVISPALTPVLSELAGRSSLLWLNRHYAPGDTRGAFLVYAATGDREVNEAVAREADALGIPVNVGSHGEAGSFITPGVFRRGRLTVAVSTSGSGPGVAARITKLLDDTIGGEYEQYLDFLYEMRREIKRRETSPEIRKALLKKLGTLEVLDEIRAGTFMEWGPERIASWIAQNREE
- the ccsA gene encoding cytochrome c biogenesis protein CcsA, with translation MTSDLNGIYNAALLLYALSLLFYFSDCVKRNPERKRLGTGLLVMTGLLQSAGLGIRFYEVRGLPVFTPYDFLFGFSYTIVLVSLVLSLMKRFEFTVLLLGTAGFSVFLLNRFWLTAEDHKLQSWEAVHGWLSLHVILANLSFAALTLGAVFAVMYLFLHARLKHKKWSDPVRRLPSLEILDQYSYTSVLAGMPLLAGSLIVAGISIISEGRLKLFLDLKVLSTLIGLGIYITYYVIRRSGRYSGIVIARWAVSGYGFIILNFLLNSWSRFHRWGGE
- the cobA gene encoding uroporphyrinogen-III C-methyltransferase, with the translated sequence MKGKVYLVGAGPGDARLITIKGMDCIKKADVLVYDRLASPRLLKWMPAGGEKIYVGKLPDRHTMKQEEINQLLVDLALQGKTVVRLKGGDPTIFGRVGEEAELLRRNGIPYEIVPGITSAISVPAYAGIPVTHRDYASSLSIITGHESPDKLDRSIHWDKVTNATGTLVFLMGVAKIGYIRDNLIRHGRPPETPVALIRWGTRAEQETLTGTLADIEERVLAADLQPPAVIVVGEVVRQREELKWAEQLPLFGRRIVVTRARSQASELVERIEDLGGEPYEFPVIETVMPQDAGKREAIASALSRLPEYDWVFFTSPNGVDFFFRHLTERRVDIRGLHGARLAAVGPATAEALAQRGLIAEELPARFRAEGLIEAFQGELKPGQKVLLPRGDLARDWLPVKLTEIGLEVTVIDTYETVVTGEDDDELLKLLEEGRIHAVTFTSSSTVRNFLDILKRMGTPDPLPLLEPVKIACIGPQTEKTAAEAGLKPGLLAEEATIDSLVDALCRWNEDLRKL
- the hemC gene encoding hydroxymethylbilane synthase translates to MRTIMVGSRQSALALTQTGQVIADLERLCAEHGFAFKFEVKKIVTKGDRILDVTLSKVGGKGLFVKEIEQAMLDGEIDMAVHSMKDMPSELPDGLINGAVPRRIDPRDCLITRGGQRLAGLPQGAKVGTSSLRRSSQLAALRPDLDIQPVRGNIDSRLKKLESGEYDAILLAAAGLTRMGWQDRVTEYLPPQDCLPAVGQGALGIECREEDSELRKLLLLYNDEDTALTVAAERRFLSVLNGGCQVPIGAFATLAAEGIASGAGEGERSLTLTGMVGTPDGARILKETRTGTDPVTLGEQVAEALIAKGAESILSQLRG